From one Cellulosilyticum sp. I15G10I2 genomic stretch:
- a CDS encoding glycoside hydrolase family 43 protein, whose product MMKKKEYKMIMCIILLAGVLVCSILYKKIRFEWKEIDTMKYEKQGSFEVEEKSVQTKYPNPFIEQRADPQIYKHTDGYYYFTASVPEYDRIILRRAKRIIDLPNAEEIVIWTKHKKGEMSEHIWAPELHFIHGKWYIYFAAGKAEDIWAIRPYVLECEADNPLDGTWTEKGRIDVGVESFSLDATTFEHKGIDYLVWAQKDEANYSNLYIAKLKNPWTIEGTPVMLTTPEYDWEKVRHPVNEGPAVIKRNNKIFMTYSAAGTGKEYCIGLLVADEKSDLLDQASWQKSSYPILQSSDLDGEFGPGHNSFTVSEEGEDLLVYHARPYEGLIANNALSDPNRHTRIRRIYWNEDGSPNLKVKDEEALNLANQEVAAVINVKN is encoded by the coding sequence ATGATGAAAAAAAAAGAATATAAGATGATAATGTGTATCATTTTGCTTGCGGGCGTATTAGTATGCAGCATACTTTATAAAAAAATAAGATTTGAATGGAAGGAAATTGATACGATGAAATATGAAAAACAAGGCAGCTTTGAGGTCGAAGAGAAAAGTGTTCAAACAAAATATCCAAACCCGTTTATTGAGCAGAGAGCTGACCCTCAAATCTATAAACATACAGACGGATATTATTATTTCACTGCCTCTGTTCCGGAGTATGACAGGATTATACTAAGAAGAGCAAAACGGATAATAGATCTTCCAAATGCAGAAGAAATAGTGATTTGGACCAAGCATAAGAAAGGCGAAATGAGCGAACATATTTGGGCTCCGGAGCTTCATTTTATACACGGTAAATGGTATATCTACTTTGCAGCAGGAAAAGCTGAAGATATCTGGGCGATAAGACCTTATGTACTGGAATGCGAAGCGGATAATCCATTAGATGGTACTTGGACCGAGAAAGGCCGGATAGATGTGGGCGTTGAGAGCTTTTCACTGGATGCGACTACATTTGAACATAAAGGGATCGATTATCTCGTTTGGGCACAAAAAGATGAAGCAAATTATTCCAACCTCTATATCGCAAAATTGAAAAATCCTTGGACAATAGAAGGGACGCCTGTTATGCTGACTACGCCTGAATATGATTGGGAAAAAGTAAGACATCCTGTAAATGAAGGACCTGCGGTGATTAAGAGAAATAATAAAATTTTTATGACTTATTCGGCTGCCGGGACAGGAAAAGAATACTGTATTGGGCTTTTGGTAGCAGATGAGAAAAGTGACTTATTAGATCAAGCATCCTGGCAAAAATCCTCTTATCCTATACTGCAAAGCTCTGATTTAGATGGCGAGTTTGGACCTGGGCATAATTCTTTTACAGTCTCAGAAGAAGGAGAAGATTTGCTTGTGTATCATGCAAGACCTTATGAAGGTCTGATTGCAAACAACGCACTTTCCGATCCTAATAGGCATACGCGTATCAGACGCATCTATTGGAATGAAGATGGATCGCCGAATCTGAAAGTGAAAGATGAAGAGGCATTAAATCTAGCCAATCAGGAAGTTGCAGCTGTTATTAACGTTAAAAATTAG
- a CDS encoding methyl-accepting chemotaxis protein: MKRKVSLSFKKHHFVGIGAFFEKSKLLYQLVGLFLILSITPCLIVTSLTKSKANTSVQASLTGYSQKIVDQLTYNLNYYLEVTTFSAASFTNHKEVQSYFVNMNVLKGLEKKVFEKDTLPALLAEITSKDNSIDGLYILSNDKLIFKKKLMGSDFHSSTLLTYLESGAFRASETYKQILSKDLASNTWFYLGIETDTNQKDNANGIYMARKISSTNNTISIFKLNAKHYQNFIDLASVHEDIPIMVLDHDNTVILSNNNDLIGLNLKNINQKHLERISNSSKAFGTFTDKEGLFSYSVLANGWKVVSEAPLHILMKDINKVWGQIAVIIVISLFIILLVSIGMGRKIAVPLSKMTGLMAQIQEGNLDIEEALRKNVVATNLEMKLLVTGFLNMITSLKALIMNAKSASVSVEENMGMLSQVAMDTSISAQEVEQAIESIAKGAQGQSKEIESALGVVESLSRHINKVTVMVNEVQEASKSSKAMSHSTKNHLKKLEDQTKDSIVITDAIRQQVEELGSEVSGISRILALIKGINDQTNLLSLNAAIEAARAGESGRGFAVVADEVRKLSYQTEDAILAIDQMIKGIQYKKKSTLDELEKANKVYSNQIPIVKSAKDTFSHIDQQMNSVNLQIDHTTAILQEITVQKEEVVEKMGEISQIVTHSAGVSEEVSAESVQQSYNAQKINVMANKLLESISDLKVAYSKFE, from the coding sequence ATGAAGAGGAAAGTGAGTTTAAGCTTTAAAAAACACCATTTTGTAGGAATAGGCGCGTTCTTTGAAAAGAGTAAGTTGCTTTATCAGCTTGTGGGGCTGTTCTTAATATTAAGTATTACACCATGTTTGATAGTAACTTCCCTTACAAAATCTAAAGCAAACACTTCAGTTCAGGCCTCTTTGACAGGATATTCTCAAAAAATTGTCGATCAGCTTACCTATAATTTGAATTATTATCTGGAAGTAACGACATTTTCAGCAGCATCTTTTACGAATCATAAAGAAGTTCAGAGCTATTTTGTCAATATGAATGTGCTTAAAGGTCTAGAGAAAAAAGTATTCGAAAAAGATACACTGCCAGCTTTACTCGCTGAGATAACTTCTAAAGATAATTCAATAGATGGACTATATATCTTAAGCAACGATAAGCTTATTTTCAAAAAAAAGCTCATGGGAAGCGATTTTCATTCCAGTACACTGCTTACCTATCTGGAAAGTGGTGCGTTTAGAGCTTCAGAAACCTATAAGCAGATTTTATCTAAGGACTTAGCAAGTAATACGTGGTTTTATCTAGGGATTGAGACAGATACGAATCAAAAAGATAATGCAAATGGTATTTACATGGCCCGGAAAATATCAAGCACCAATAATACCATTAGTATTTTTAAGTTGAATGCTAAACATTATCAGAACTTTATAGATCTAGCCAGTGTTCATGAGGACATTCCTATTATGGTACTGGATCACGACAATACAGTTATACTATCAAATAATAATGATTTAATAGGACTGAATCTTAAAAATATTAATCAAAAACATCTTGAAAGAATCAGTAATTCTTCTAAAGCTTTTGGAACATTTACTGACAAAGAGGGACTATTTAGCTATTCGGTCCTTGCAAATGGGTGGAAGGTAGTAAGTGAGGCCCCGCTACATATATTGATGAAAGATATAAACAAGGTATGGGGGCAGATAGCCGTCATTATTGTGATAAGCCTTTTTATTATTCTGCTAGTGAGCATAGGAATGGGAAGAAAAATAGCTGTTCCTCTTTCTAAGATGACTGGACTCATGGCACAAATTCAGGAAGGTAATTTGGATATAGAAGAAGCATTAAGAAAAAATGTTGTAGCCACTAACCTAGAGATGAAACTACTTGTAACAGGCTTTTTAAATATGATTACCTCACTTAAAGCACTGATTATGAATGCAAAAAGTGCTTCAGTATCAGTAGAAGAGAATATGGGTATGCTTAGCCAAGTTGCTATGGACACATCGATTTCAGCCCAAGAAGTAGAACAGGCTATAGAAAGCATAGCAAAAGGCGCACAGGGACAGAGTAAAGAAATAGAAAGTGCTCTTGGAGTTGTTGAATCGCTATCTAGACATATTAATAAGGTAACGGTTATGGTAAATGAAGTTCAGGAAGCTTCTAAAAGTTCAAAAGCGATGAGCCATTCGACTAAAAACCACTTAAAAAAATTAGAAGATCAAACGAAGGATAGCATCGTCATAACTGATGCTATTAGGCAACAGGTTGAAGAATTAGGAAGTGAAGTAAGCGGTATAAGCCGCATACTAGCGCTTATTAAAGGAATTAATGATCAGACGAATTTATTATCATTAAATGCTGCGATTGAAGCAGCTAGAGCAGGAGAATCAGGCCGGGGGTTTGCAGTTGTAGCTGATGAAGTGAGAAAGCTCTCTTACCAGACAGAGGATGCCATACTTGCCATAGATCAGATGATCAAGGGGATTCAGTACAAAAAGAAGTCTACACTTGATGAGCTTGAAAAAGCAAACAAGGTTTATAGTAATCAGATTCCTATCGTTAAATCAGCAAAAGATACGTTTTCGCATATTGATCAGCAGATGAATAGTGTGAATCTGCAAATTGATCATACAACAGCAATCCTTCAGGAAATAACCGTACAAAAAGAGGAAGTCGTTGAAAAGATGGGTGAGATTTCACAGATTGTTACGCATTCAGCCGGAGTAAGTGAAGAAGTAAGTGCTGAGAGTGTCCAGCAGTCGTATAATGCTCAGAAAATAAATGTAATGGCGAATAAGCTTCTAGAAAGCATAAGTGATCTTAAAGTAGCCTATTCAAAATTTGAATAG
- a CDS encoding carbohydrate ABC transporter permease yields MGKKQKEIAEKIKITPHAILLLILFIVIALVVLFPIFCITLASFKPSKELLRFGLNIKIEPEVMSLNNFIFLFTGKNSYFMWFKNSIVITAVQASLTLIVSAVVGYGFAMYDFKYKNQLFMCVILIMMIPMEIIMLPLYKQMIGMKLIDTIWGIILPFVASPAPIFFFRQYLSGIPRELMEAGRIDGCSEYGIFGRIILPLMAPSFAAMGIFVGMSSWNGFLWPLIVLRSQQKFTLPIGLATLITPYGNNYDVLIAGSVMAILPILVVFLFFQQYFIEGMTAGGVKG; encoded by the coding sequence ATGGGTAAAAAACAAAAAGAAATAGCAGAAAAAATAAAGATAACACCTCATGCCATCTTACTCTTGATCCTATTTATAGTAATAGCATTAGTCGTGTTATTCCCGATATTTTGTATCACTCTTGCATCTTTTAAGCCCTCAAAAGAGCTCTTAAGATTTGGATTAAATATAAAAATTGAGCCAGAAGTAATGTCACTAAATAACTTTATCTTTTTATTTACCGGTAAAAATAGCTATTTTATGTGGTTCAAAAACAGTATAGTCATTACAGCAGTTCAGGCTTCACTTACACTTATAGTAAGTGCAGTAGTAGGTTATGGTTTTGCAATGTACGATTTTAAGTATAAAAACCAACTCTTTATGTGTGTTATTTTAATCATGATGATTCCCATGGAAATCATTATGCTTCCGCTTTATAAACAAATGATAGGTATGAAACTTATTGATACTATTTGGGGGATCATTCTGCCTTTTGTAGCATCTCCGGCTCCAATATTTTTCTTTAGACAATATCTAAGCGGTATTCCAAGAGAACTTATGGAGGCGGGCAGGATTGATGGATGCTCAGAATATGGGATATTTGGAAGGATTATTTTGCCGCTTATGGCACCTTCTTTTGCTGCCATGGGCATATTTGTAGGCATGAGTAGCTGGAATGGCTTTTTGTGGCCATTAATTGTACTAAGAAGTCAGCAGAAATTTACGCTTCCAATAGGTCTTGCAACACTTATTACACCATATGGCAATAATTATGATGTGCTTATAGCAGGATCTGTAATGGCCATTCTTCCTATACTCGTTGTATTCTTATTCTTCCAACAATACTTTATTGAAGGTATGACAGCAGGTGGGGTAAAGGGTTAA
- a CDS encoding glycoside hydrolase family 43 protein has product MIKVQKRVIGNILLMGVMILSGCGGNSEIMSRDALEPPVFKEVSVHDPSVIKVEDTYYVFGSHLQSAKTTDLMAWTQISTAPQRGNKLVPNASQELGEALKWGKTSTFWAGDVIRLADGKFYMYYCTCKGDSPRSYLGLAVADNIEGPYKNLGVILRSGMEDEPSDDGTPYDATVHPNAVDPHTFFDKDGKLWMVYGSYSGGIYILEMDPETGFPYSGQGYGKKLLGGNHSRIEGAYVLYNKQTDYYYMFLSFGGLGAEDGYNIRVVRSRTPDGPYYDAEDKDMIDCKGAEGTFFDDRSIEPYGVKLMGSYAFSSSDETNTRKNTGYRSPGHNSAYYDEEKDAYFLFFHTRFEGRANAYEVRVHQMFFNKDGWPVVVPHRFAGESLSAYRSDEILGTYKFISHGKDISGEIKKSQDIILEKRGKVTGAIEGKWKKTKNNEIELTLDGSVYKGYFIRAWDQDVQAEVMCFTAVSKDGVTVWGSKSVINSK; this is encoded by the coding sequence ATGATAAAAGTACAAAAAAGAGTAATAGGTAATATATTGTTAATGGGAGTAATGATATTATCTGGATGCGGGGGAAATAGTGAGATAATGAGTAGGGATGCTTTAGAGCCACCGGTTTTTAAAGAGGTTTCAGTGCATGATCCGTCCGTGATTAAGGTGGAGGATACATATTATGTATTTGGATCGCATCTGCAGTCTGCAAAAACGACAGATCTAATGGCGTGGACGCAGATTTCTACAGCGCCACAAAGGGGTAATAAACTGGTTCCTAATGCGAGTCAAGAACTAGGGGAAGCATTAAAATGGGGGAAAACATCAACCTTTTGGGCAGGGGATGTGATTAGACTTGCAGATGGTAAGTTTTATATGTACTACTGTACGTGTAAGGGGGATTCGCCTAGGTCTTATCTAGGGCTTGCGGTAGCAGACAACATCGAGGGACCTTATAAGAATTTAGGAGTTATTTTAAGGTCGGGGATGGAAGATGAACCCAGCGATGATGGAACCCCTTATGATGCGACGGTTCATCCAAATGCGGTAGATCCTCATACCTTTTTTGATAAGGATGGGAAGCTGTGGATGGTATATGGCTCCTATTCAGGAGGAATATATATATTAGAGATGGACCCTGAAACAGGCTTTCCGTATAGTGGGCAAGGATATGGTAAGAAACTTCTAGGAGGCAATCATAGCCGTATAGAAGGGGCCTATGTTCTTTATAACAAACAGACCGACTATTATTATATGTTTTTATCTTTTGGTGGTTTAGGTGCAGAGGATGGTTACAATATAAGGGTAGTGCGTTCAAGAACGCCGGATGGGCCATATTATGATGCAGAAGATAAGGATATGATTGATTGTAAGGGCGCTGAGGGTACGTTTTTTGATGATAGATCCATAGAGCCTTATGGCGTAAAACTGATGGGTAGTTATGCATTTAGTTCAAGTGATGAGACAAATACAAGGAAAAACACAGGTTATCGTTCGCCAGGGCATAACTCTGCTTATTATGATGAAGAAAAAGATGCTTATTTTTTATTCTTTCATACCAGATTTGAAGGCAGAGCAAATGCTTATGAAGTGCGGGTGCATCAGATGTTTTTTAATAAAGATGGCTGGCCTGTTGTAGTGCCGCATCGCTTTGCAGGTGAAAGTCTTAGTGCGTATAGGTCTGATGAAATACTAGGAACCTATAAGTTCATTAGTCATGGAAAAGATATTAGCGGAGAAATAAAGAAATCTCAAGATATTATCTTAGAGAAGCGGGGTAAAGTTACAGGAGCGATAGAGGGGAAATGGAAAAAAACAAAAAATAATGAGATTGAGCTAACGCTGGATGGAAGTGTGTATAAAGGTTATTTTATACGTGCTTGGGATCAAGATGTACAGGCTGAGGTTATGTGTTTTACAGCAGTATCAAAAGATGGCGTAACTGTATGGGGAAGTAAATCTGTTATAAACAGCAAATAA
- a CDS encoding alpha-L-arabinofuranosidase C-terminal domain-containing protein translates to MNQSDKLKFLYPEENYGIEIDFDKKETKISETFIGVFFEDINYGADGGLYAELIQNRSFEFGSFKESFSKFDDYLYGWEVFEKDNKQFKIERKNEQPIHPNNPNYLEITLGEMSHGSSLSNTGFGGIALRKNENYNFSIFLRNKDYNGKLHILLQGQNGTRYAKVTIESKNVDDTWKKYETVLNSEEDDSFAKLSLIFEGEGTLNLDMISLFPQSTWANRKNGLRRDLVQMLKDLNPKFMRFPGGCIVEGKYLSNAYNWKDTIGPVEYRKTNWNRWEEWQNAPYNQTYGLGFYEYFQLSEDIGASPLPIINCGMSCQFQGKEVADDVEPFIQDALDLIEYANGDETTIWGSKRIEAGHKEPFNLVYLGIGNEQWIDYEVEGQDKYFETYEIFRKRIKEKYPDVHLITTSGPFPSGKEFEVAWDIITDKTKEYIDRGKVYAEIIDEHYYMSPDWFLDNNSRYDSYPRYEDGKSSKIFAGEYACHTNGGPSKQGENNLYAALCEAAFMTGLERNSDIVAMTAYAPLFAKTTNIQWQPDLIWFDNNKAYGSVSYYVQKMFGNNMGTYTLKTDVVAKTKLPKYKRLPIYSIASYDANTEEMIIKLVNVDEKAHTVSIELKNVQGTWQKAKGVILTSENKMDMNTLEEPDKVVAKDFILGNVSSEFVYDMPAQSFVVLRLKVM, encoded by the coding sequence ATGAATCAATCAGATAAGCTAAAATTTCTTTATCCAGAAGAAAACTACGGGATAGAAATAGATTTTGATAAAAAAGAAACAAAGATTAGTGAAACCTTTATAGGGGTTTTCTTTGAAGACATTAACTATGGAGCAGATGGCGGACTCTATGCAGAACTTATTCAAAACCGCTCCTTTGAATTTGGCAGTTTTAAAGAAAGTTTTTCTAAATTTGACGACTACCTATATGGCTGGGAGGTTTTCGAGAAAGATAACAAACAGTTTAAAATAGAGAGAAAAAATGAGCAGCCTATTCATCCGAATAACCCCAACTATTTAGAAATAACACTGGGTGAAATGAGTCATGGCAGTAGCCTAAGCAATACAGGATTTGGTGGGATTGCCCTTAGAAAAAATGAAAACTACAACTTTTCCATTTTTCTAAGGAATAAAGACTACAATGGGAAATTACATATTTTATTACAGGGACAAAATGGGACTCGTTATGCCAAAGTTACAATAGAGAGTAAAAACGTTGATGATACATGGAAAAAATATGAGACTGTTCTAAATTCAGAGGAAGATGATTCTTTTGCTAAGCTAAGTTTAATTTTTGAAGGAGAAGGAACCCTGAACTTAGACATGATTTCCTTATTTCCCCAAAGTACGTGGGCAAACAGGAAGAACGGACTGAGACGGGATCTTGTCCAAATGCTGAAAGATCTAAATCCAAAGTTCATGCGTTTTCCAGGAGGATGTATTGTAGAAGGAAAGTATCTGTCAAATGCTTATAACTGGAAAGATACTATTGGACCAGTAGAATATCGAAAAACGAACTGGAACAGATGGGAAGAATGGCAGAATGCCCCATATAATCAGACCTATGGGCTTGGGTTTTATGAATACTTCCAACTCTCAGAAGATATAGGTGCTAGCCCCCTTCCTATTATAAACTGTGGCATGAGCTGCCAGTTTCAAGGCAAGGAAGTAGCAGATGATGTCGAACCTTTTATCCAAGATGCATTAGACCTGATAGAATACGCCAATGGTGATGAAACAACGATATGGGGATCAAAAAGAATTGAGGCTGGACACAAGGAACCTTTTAACCTTGTGTACCTAGGTATAGGTAATGAACAGTGGATAGATTATGAAGTTGAAGGACAAGATAAATACTTTGAAACATATGAAATTTTTAGAAAGCGAATCAAAGAAAAGTATCCAGATGTTCATCTGATTACAACCAGTGGACCTTTTCCAAGCGGCAAAGAATTTGAAGTTGCATGGGATATTATTACAGATAAAACAAAGGAATATATAGACCGAGGAAAAGTTTATGCAGAAATTATAGATGAACACTATTATATGTCCCCGGATTGGTTTTTAGATAACAATTCAAGATATGACAGCTATCCTAGATATGAGGATGGGAAAAGCAGTAAAATATTTGCCGGTGAATATGCATGCCATACTAACGGAGGCCCTTCGAAGCAAGGAGAAAACAATCTCTATGCTGCACTTTGTGAAGCAGCTTTTATGACAGGGCTTGAAAGAAATTCGGATATCGTGGCTATGACAGCCTATGCCCCTTTGTTTGCAAAAACAACGAATATCCAATGGCAGCCAGACCTTATATGGTTTGATAATAACAAAGCCTATGGTTCTGTAAGCTACTATGTCCAAAAGATGTTTGGAAACAACATGGGAACCTACACCTTAAAAACGGATGTTGTCGCTAAAACGAAGCTTCCCAAGTATAAGAGGTTGCCAATCTATAGTATAGCAAGCTATGATGCGAATACAGAAGAAATGATTATTAAACTGGTTAATGTAGATGAAAAGGCGCATACAGTCAGTATAGAACTAAAAAATGTACAAGGCACTTGGCAGAAGGCGAAGGGAGTCATCTTAACTTCAGAAAACAAGATGGATATGAATACGTTGGAAGAACCTGATAAAGTCGTTGCAAAAGATTTCATTTTAGGCAATGTATCTTCAGAATTTGTGTATGATATGCCGGCTCAGTCATTTGTTGTGCTAAGGTTGAAGGTGATGTAA